A window of the Hordeum vulgare subsp. vulgare chromosome 5H, MorexV3_pseudomolecules_assembly, whole genome shotgun sequence genome harbors these coding sequences:
- the LOC123399393 gene encoding aquaporin PIP2-6 translates to MGKEVDVSALEAGGARDYSDPPPAPLVDVDELGRWSLYRAVIAEFVATLLFLYITVSTVIGYKHQTDASASGPDAACGGVGVLGIAWAFGGMIFVLVYCTAGISGGHINPAVTFGLFLARRVSLVRALLYMAAQCLGAVCGVGLVRGFQSGLYARHGGGANEVGAGYSVGTGLAAEIVGTFVLVYTVFSATDSKRNARDSHVPMLAPLPIGFAVFMVHLATIPITGTGINPARSLGAAVIYNGDKAWSDQWIFWVGPFIGAAIAALYHQTILRASARGYGSFRSNA, encoded by the exons ATGGGCAAAGAGGTGGACGTGTCTGCCCTCGAGGCCGGCGGCGCCCGGGACTACTCCGACCCTCCACCGGCGCCTCTTGTGGACGTCGATGAGCTGGGCAGGTGGTCTCTGTACCGCGCGGTGATCGCGGAGTTCGTGGCCACGCTGCTCTTCCTCTACATCACGGTGTCCACCGTCATCGGGTACAAGCACCAGACGGACGCGTCGGCCTCGGGCCCCGACGCGGCGTGCGGCGGGGTGGGCGTCCTCGGCATCGCGTGGGCGTTCGGGGGCATGATCTTCGTCCTCGTCTACTGCACCGCCGGCATCTCCGGCGGCCACATCAACCCGGCCGTGACGTTCGGCCTCTTCCTGGCGCGCAGGGTGTCCCTGGTGCGCGCGCTGCTCTACATGGCCGCGCAGTGCCTCGGCGCCGTCTGTGGCGTCGGGCTCGTCAGGGGGTTCCAGAGCGGGCTCTACGCGCGCCACGGCGGCGGCGCGAACGAGGTCGGGGCCGGGTACTCGGTCGGCACGGGGCTCGCCGCGGAGATCGTCGGTACCTTCGTGCTCGTCTACACCGTCTTCTCCGCCACCGACTCCAAGCGCAACGCTCGTGACTCCCACGTCCCG ATGTTGGCGCCGCTGCCGATCGGGTTCGCGGTGTTCATGGTGCACCTGGCCACCATCCCGATCACCGGGACGGGGATCAACCCGGCGAGGAGCCTCGGTGCCGCCGTCATCTACAACGGCGACAAGGCCTGGAGCGATCAG TGGATCTTCTGGGTGGGGCCGTTCATCGGCGCGGCGATCGCAGCGCTCTACCACCAGACCATCCTCCGCGCGAGCGCCAGgggctatggctccttccggagcAACGCCTAG